In Halovulum dunhuangense, one genomic interval encodes:
- a CDS encoding GntR family transcriptional regulator has protein sequence MTENASPPSTERKRGSGVKYVYDTLRDEILSLALPPGSPIDEIKLSERLSMSRTPIREALVRLAGEGLVTTLPNRSTVVSNIDFINLHSFFDALTLMYRVTTRLSAENHTPEDLKTIRAHQAEFAQAVKSQDALAMIAANREFHAAIAEAGRNPYYTGLCCRLLDEGRRLLRLYYQSFNDQLPEEYVIEHDRMIAAIEARDIATCDRLASAHADQIVRQIRTLVARDRRQTIPL, from the coding sequence ATGACAGAAAACGCTTCCCCCCCCTCGACAGAGCGCAAGCGCGGCTCGGGTGTCAAGTATGTCTACGACACGCTCCGGGACGAGATCCTCAGCCTTGCCCTGCCGCCGGGCAGCCCGATCGACGAGATCAAGCTTTCCGAACGGCTGTCGATGTCGCGCACGCCGATCCGCGAGGCTCTGGTGCGGCTTGCCGGCGAGGGGCTGGTGACCACGCTGCCGAACCGCTCGACCGTGGTCTCGAACATCGACTTCATCAACCTGCACAGCTTCTTCGACGCGCTGACGCTGATGTATCGCGTCACCACCCGGCTGTCGGCCGAGAACCACACGCCCGAGGATCTGAAGACGATCCGCGCCCACCAGGCCGAGTTCGCCCAGGCGGTGAAGTCGCAGGACGCGCTGGCGATGATCGCCGCCAACCGCGAGTTCCACGCCGCCATCGCCGAGGCCGGGCGCAACCCCTATTACACGGGCCTGTGCTGCCGCCTGCTGGATGAGGGGCGGCGGCTGCTCCGGCTCTATTACCAGTCGTTCAACGACCAGCTGCCAGAGGAATACGTGATCGAGCATGACCGCATGATCGCCGCGATCGAGGCGCGCGACATCGCCACCTGCGACCGGCTGGCCAGCGCCCATGCCGACCAGATCGTGCGCCAGATCCGCACCCTTGTCGCCCGCGACCGCCGGCAGACCATCCCGCTCTGA
- a CDS encoding dihydrodipicolinate synthase family protein: MASSIFSGTIPALMTPCREDRSPDFDALVRKAQELVGAGMRGVVYCGSMGDWPLLTDAERMEGVERLVKAGIPVIVGTGAVNTKMAVAHAAHAQKVGAAGLMVIPRVLSRGPVVAAQKDHFKAILAAAPDLPAVIYNSPYYGFATRADLFFALRAEHPNLVGFKEFGGPEDLSYAAEHITSRDDQVTLMIGVDTCVFHGFVNCGATGAITGIGCVLPKEILHLTALCQAAAAGDVAARRHAKELDEALAILSAVDAGPDLVLFFKHMMVLKGNPEYLLHFNESDRLSPSQQGFIEAQLKLFDTWYAEWSQQPEVAKHKV; this comes from the coding sequence ATGGCTTCCTCCATATTCTCAGGCACCATCCCCGCCCTGATGACCCCCTGCCGGGAGGATCGCAGCCCCGATTTCGACGCGCTCGTGCGCAAGGCGCAGGAACTTGTCGGCGCGGGCATGCGCGGCGTGGTCTATTGCGGCTCGATGGGTGACTGGCCGCTCCTGACCGACGCCGAGCGGATGGAGGGCGTCGAGCGCCTGGTGAAGGCCGGTATCCCGGTGATCGTCGGCACCGGTGCCGTGAACACGAAAATGGCCGTGGCCCATGCCGCCCACGCCCAGAAGGTGGGCGCCGCCGGCCTGATGGTCATTCCCCGCGTGCTGTCCCGCGGGCCCGTGGTCGCGGCCCAGAAGGATCACTTCAAGGCGATCCTCGCCGCGGCGCCCGACCTGCCGGCGGTGATCTACAACAGCCCCTATTACGGCTTCGCCACCCGCGCCGACCTGTTCTTCGCGCTGCGCGCCGAGCATCCGAACCTGGTCGGCTTCAAGGAATTCGGCGGGCCGGAGGATCTGTCCTACGCGGCCGAGCACATCACCAGCCGCGACGACCAGGTGACGTTGATGATCGGGGTGGACACCTGCGTGTTCCACGGCTTCGTCAACTGCGGCGCGACCGGCGCTATCACCGGCATCGGCTGCGTGCTCCCGAAGGAGATCCTGCACCTGACCGCGCTGTGCCAGGCAGCAGCCGCGGGCGACGTCGCCGCGCGGCGCCATGCGAAGGAACTGGACGAGGCGCTGGCCATCCTGTCGGCGGTGGATGCGGGCCCCGACCTGGTGCTGTTCTTCAAGCACATGATGGTGCTGAAGGGGAACCCGGAATACCTGCTGCACTTCAACGAAAGCGACCGGCTTTCCCCCAGCCAGCAGGGCTTCATCGAGGCGCAGCTCAAGCTCTTCGACACCTGGTACGCCGAATGGTCGCAGCAGCCCGAGGTGGCGAAGCACAAGGTCTGA
- a CDS encoding 4-hydroxyproline epimerase, producing the protein MATHTFSCIDGHTCGNPVRLVSGGGPRLQGANMLERRAHFLREFDWIRTGLMFEPRGHDMMSGAILYPPTRPDCDVAVLFIETSGCLPMCGHGTIGTITMGIENGLITPREPGRLSIETPAGKVDIAYRQEGRFVEEVRLTNVPAFLYAEGLTAEVEGLGEIAVDVAYGGNFYAIVEPQQNFRDMADFTAAELIGHSPKLRAALNAKYDFVHPEHDAIRGLSHILWTGAPTVDGAHARNAVFYGDKAIDRSPCGTGTSARMAQLAARGKLKVGDEFWHESIIGSIFKGRVEAAATVAGRDAIIPSIAGWARMTGYNTIFIDERDPFAHGFVVK; encoded by the coding sequence ATGGCCACCCATACGTTCTCCTGCATCGACGGGCATACCTGCGGCAATCCCGTGCGCCTCGTTTCCGGCGGCGGGCCGCGCCTTCAGGGCGCCAACATGCTGGAACGCCGCGCACATTTCCTGCGCGAATTCGACTGGATCCGCACCGGCCTGATGTTCGAGCCGCGCGGGCACGACATGATGTCGGGCGCGATCCTCTATCCGCCCACGCGCCCCGATTGCGACGTGGCGGTGCTGTTCATCGAAACCTCGGGCTGCCTGCCAATGTGCGGGCATGGCACCATCGGCACGATCACCATGGGGATCGAGAACGGCCTGATCACCCCGCGCGAACCGGGTCGCCTGTCGATCGAGACGCCCGCCGGCAAGGTGGACATCGCCTACCGGCAGGAGGGGCGCTTCGTCGAGGAAGTGCGCCTGACCAACGTCCCCGCCTTCCTTTACGCCGAGGGTCTGACCGCCGAGGTGGAAGGCCTGGGCGAGATCGCCGTGGACGTGGCCTATGGCGGCAATTTCTACGCCATCGTCGAGCCGCAGCAGAACTTCCGCGACATGGCCGATTTCACTGCCGCCGAGCTGATCGGCCATTCCCCGAAACTGCGCGCGGCGCTCAACGCGAAATACGACTTCGTCCACCCCGAGCATGACGCGATCCGGGGCCTGTCGCATATCCTGTGGACCGGGGCGCCCACGGTCGACGGCGCCCATGCCCGCAACGCGGTGTTCTACGGCGACAAGGCGATCGACCGCTCGCCCTGCGGCACCGGCACCTCGGCGCGCATGGCGCAGCTTGCGGCCAGGGGCAAGCTGAAGGTGGGCGACGAGTTCTGGCACGAAAGCATCATAGGCTCGATCTTCAAGGGACGGGTCGAGGCGGCGGCCACTGTCGCCGGGCGCGACGCGATCATCCCGTCCATCGCCGGATGGGCGCGTATGACCGGCTACAACACGATCTTCATAGACGAGCGCGACCCCTTCGCGCATGGCTTCGTGGTGAAATGA
- a CDS encoding amino acid ABC transporter ATP-binding protein — protein MIEIENVHKSFGALKVLKGINLTVERGEVVSVIGGSGSGKSTLLTCINGLEAIDSGRITIDGTVVHDRKTDLNRLRQKVGIVFQQFNAFPHLTVLDNVTLAPRKVLGMGRSEAEEIAVRQLKHVGLGDKLTTYPGRLSGGQQQRMAIARALAMSPKYMLFDEVTSALDPQLVGEVLDTLKMLADEGMTMICVTHEMGFARDVSRRVAFFHQGVMAEIGPPDQIFGAPQDPETQKFLSSVR, from the coding sequence ATGATTGAGATCGAGAACGTCCACAAATCCTTTGGCGCGCTCAAGGTGCTGAAGGGCATCAACCTGACCGTCGAGCGCGGCGAGGTGGTGTCGGTCATCGGCGGATCGGGTTCGGGGAAATCCACGCTGCTGACCTGCATCAACGGGCTCGAAGCCATCGACAGCGGCAGGATCACCATCGACGGCACCGTGGTCCACGACCGCAAGACCGACCTTAACAGGCTGCGGCAGAAGGTCGGGATCGTGTTCCAGCAGTTCAACGCCTTTCCGCATCTGACGGTGCTCGACAACGTCACGCTCGCGCCCCGCAAGGTGCTGGGCATGGGCCGGTCCGAGGCGGAGGAGATCGCCGTCCGCCAGCTGAAACATGTGGGCCTGGGCGACAAGCTGACCACCTATCCCGGCCGCCTGTCGGGCGGACAGCAGCAGCGCATGGCGATCGCCCGCGCGCTGGCGATGTCGCCCAAGTACATGCTGTTCGACGAGGTGACATCCGCGCTCGACCCGCAGCTGGTGGGCGAGGTGCTGGACACGCTGAAGATGCTGGCCGACGAGGGGATGACGATGATCTGCGTCACCCACGAGATGGGCTTCGCGCGCGACGTGTCGCGCCGCGTGGCTTTTTTCCACCAGGGCGTGATGGCCGAGATCGGCCCGCCCGACCAGATATTCGGCGCGCCGCAGGACCCCGAGACGCAGAAGTTCCTCTCGAGCGTCAGATAA
- a CDS encoding transporter substrate-binding domain-containing protein produces the protein MTTKTLIGAAIAFACLAGAAQADKLDDIIASGTLRCAVTLDFPPMGMRDENNNPIGFDVDYCNDLAAALGVDAEIVDTPFPERIPALMSGRVDVGVASTSDTLERAKTVGFSVPYYAFENSVVVAEGVEGDSWDDMRGKTIGATAGTYEAIWIEERIAEWGEGTFRPYQTQADVFLALSQGQIDATVSTTEVANANVDSGNYPGISIIAKAPMVPDYVALFTMRNEYGLINYLNLFVNQQVRTGRYAELFAKWIGEGEPAQLTVPNAYR, from the coding sequence ATGACCACCAAGACACTGATCGGCGCCGCCATCGCCTTTGCCTGCCTTGCAGGTGCGGCCCAGGCGGACAAGCTTGACGACATCATCGCGTCGGGCACGCTGCGCTGCGCCGTCACGCTCGACTTCCCGCCGATGGGGATGCGTGACGAGAACAACAACCCGATCGGCTTCGACGTCGATTACTGCAACGACCTGGCCGCCGCCCTGGGCGTCGACGCCGAGATCGTCGACACCCCCTTCCCCGAGCGTATTCCCGCGCTGATGTCGGGCCGGGTGGACGTGGGCGTCGCCTCGACCTCGGACACGCTGGAGCGGGCCAAGACCGTCGGCTTCTCGGTCCCCTACTACGCCTTCGAGAACTCGGTCGTGGTGGCCGAGGGTGTCGAGGGTGACAGCTGGGACGACATGCGCGGCAAGACCATCGGCGCGACCGCCGGCACCTACGAGGCGATCTGGATCGAAGAGCGCATCGCCGAGTGGGGCGAGGGCACCTTCCGCCCCTACCAGACCCAGGCCGACGTATTCCTCGCGCTGAGCCAGGGCCAGATCGACGCCACCGTGTCGACCACCGAAGTGGCCAACGCCAACGTCGACTCGGGCAACTATCCGGGCATCTCGATCATCGCCAAGGCGCCGATGGTGCCCGACTACGTCGCGCTCTTCACGATGCGCAACGAATACGGCCTGATCAACTACCTGAACCTGTTCGTGAACCAGCAGGTCCGCACCGGCCGCTATGCCGAGCTTTTCGCCAAGTGGATCGGCGAGGGCGAGCCGGCGCAGCTGACCGTGCCGAACGCCTACCGCTGA
- a CDS encoding amino acid ABC transporter permease: MFDYTFQWRQAYARLPQMLEGALVTMEVAILSMLIGVALAVMLTLFRLSGNRALSAVATSWVEVARNTPALFQIYMAHFGVASFGLYLSPYVSLLVGITFNNAGYLAENFRGALKAIPDTQTRAARSLGMTGMQAFRYVVLPQMLRIAFLPMTNQMVWAILMTSLGVTVGMNIDLYGVTQDLNALTFRTFELFAIAAVIFYLITKAITLSARLIASRLFKY, from the coding sequence ATGTTCGACTACACCTTCCAATGGCGGCAGGCCTATGCGCGGCTGCCGCAGATGCTGGAAGGGGCGCTGGTCACGATGGAAGTGGCCATCCTCTCGATGCTGATCGGCGTGGCGCTGGCGGTGATGCTGACGCTGTTCCGCCTTTCCGGCAACCGGGCCCTTTCCGCCGTAGCGACAAGCTGGGTGGAAGTCGCCCGCAACACGCCGGCGCTGTTCCAGATCTACATGGCCCATTTCGGGGTGGCGAGCTTCGGGCTCTATCTCAGCCCCTATGTATCGCTGCTGGTCGGGATCACCTTCAACAACGCAGGCTACCTGGCCGAGAATTTCCGCGGCGCGCTCAAGGCCATTCCCGACACCCAGACCCGGGCCGCCCGCTCGCTGGGCATGACCGGCATGCAGGCCTTCCGCTACGTCGTGCTGCCGCAGATGCTGCGCATCGCCTTCCTGCCGATGACCAACCAGATGGTCTGGGCGATCCTTATGACCTCGCTGGGCGTGACCGTCGGCATGAACATCGACCTTTACGGCGTGACCCAGGACCTGAACGCGCTGACCTTCCGCACCTTCGAACTGTTCGCCATCGCGGCGGTGATCTTCTACCTGATCACCAAGGCCATCACCCTGTCGGCGCGCCTGATCGCGTCGCGGCTGTTCAAGTACTGA
- a CDS encoding FAD-binding oxidoreductase — protein MQPDVIVIGAGVVGLSAALAAQARGLSVTVIDREGPAAGASAGNAGAFAFSDILPLASPRIIRQAPKWLLDPLGPLSVPPAYALRIAPWMLRFWRASWPAQVAASTRAQTAMMRHSRAALESMLSREGLGHFLRRDGQLQVYEGAREFDASLPGWAARQAEGIEFRHLKGDEIAEIQPGLAPRFTHATFTPGWWSVTDPRDYTLALAEQVRARGGQIVVAEATALVPGGVQTATGVMQAERIVLAAGAFSHRLARTAGVRIPLETERGYNTTLPVDAFDLRTQITFGGHGFVVSRLSTGIRVGGAVELGGLDLPPNYARADAMLKKATDFLPGLRTTGGTQWMGFRPSLPDSLPAIGPLKPRPDVICAFGHGHLGLTQSAGTAEIVADLLTGRAPGIDMTPYAPHRF, from the coding sequence GTGCAACCGGACGTGATCGTGATTGGCGCGGGGGTCGTCGGGCTCTCCGCGGCGCTTGCCGCGCAGGCGCGGGGCCTGAGCGTGACGGTGATCGACCGCGAGGGGCCGGCCGCCGGCGCCTCGGCCGGGAACGCGGGCGCCTTCGCCTTTAGCGACATCCTGCCGCTGGCCTCGCCCCGGATCATCCGGCAGGCGCCCAAATGGCTGCTCGACCCGCTGGGCCCGCTGTCGGTGCCGCCCGCCTACGCGCTGCGCATCGCGCCCTGGATGTTGCGCTTCTGGCGCGCATCCTGGCCCGCGCAGGTGGCGGCGTCCACCCGCGCCCAGACCGCGATGATGCGCCATTCCCGGGCCGCGCTGGAATCGATGCTCTCGCGCGAGGGGCTGGGGCATTTCCTGCGCCGCGACGGGCAGTTGCAGGTCTACGAGGGCGCGCGCGAATTCGACGCCTCGCTTCCCGGATGGGCGGCGCGGCAGGCCGAGGGCATCGAGTTCCGCCACCTGAAGGGCGACGAGATCGCGGAAATCCAGCCCGGCCTCGCGCCGCGCTTCACCCACGCGACCTTCACCCCGGGCTGGTGGTCCGTCACCGACCCGCGCGACTACACGCTGGCGCTGGCCGAACAGGTGCGCGCGCGGGGCGGCCAGATCGTCGTCGCCGAGGCGACGGCGCTGGTTCCGGGCGGCGTGCAGACCGCCACCGGGGTCATGCAGGCCGAAAGGATCGTGCTGGCCGCCGGCGCCTTCTCGCATCGGCTGGCACGGACTGCCGGCGTCAGGATACCGCTGGAAACAGAGCGCGGCTACAACACCACCCTGCCCGTGGATGCGTTCGACCTGCGCACGCAGATCACCTTTGGCGGGCACGGCTTCGTTGTCTCGCGGCTGTCCACCGGGATCCGCGTGGGGGGCGCTGTGGAACTGGGCGGGCTCGACCTGCCCCCGAACTACGCCCGCGCCGACGCGATGCTGAAGAAGGCGACAGACTTCCTGCCCGGTCTCAGGACCACGGGCGGCACGCAATGGATGGGCTTCCGCCCCTCGCTGCCCGACAGCCTGCCCGCAATCGGCCCGCTCAAGCCAAGACCGGACGTGATATGCGCCTTCGGCCATGGCCATCTGGGCCTGACCCAGTCCGCCGGCACCGCCGAGATCGTGGCCGACCTCTTGACGGGGCGCGCGCCCGGCATCGACATGACCCCCTACGCACCCCACCGTTTCTGA
- a CDS encoding amino acid ABC transporter permease, whose translation MFETALSTNDMIFLAKGAGMTLIVTGISVVIGTALGILFGVIRYQVGPIFAAPLTFFLDVFRSIPLLIQLVLANAFIGTVLQIRLSGFTVACMVLSLYTAAYCAEIVRGGIEAVPTTTRRAARSLGMTWFQDMRYIVAPLATRVALPSWIGLALGVMKDSALVYVVQVTELLRSTQILITRLQEPLLLLMICGLFYFAISFPIARLGGYLERRWSND comes from the coding sequence ATGTTCGAAACCGCGCTGAGCACGAACGACATGATCTTCCTCGCCAAGGGGGCGGGGATGACGCTGATCGTGACCGGCATCTCGGTCGTGATCGGCACGGCTCTGGGCATCCTCTTCGGGGTGATCCGCTACCAGGTTGGCCCGATCTTCGCCGCGCCGCTGACCTTCTTCCTGGACGTCTTCCGCTCGATCCCGCTGCTGATCCAGCTGGTGCTGGCCAACGCCTTCATCGGCACCGTCCTCCAGATCCGGCTTTCGGGCTTCACCGTGGCCTGCATGGTGCTGTCGCTCTACACCGCCGCCTATTGCGCGGAAATCGTGCGCGGCGGCATCGAGGCGGTTCCGACGACCACACGGCGGGCCGCCCGGTCGCTTGGCATGACGTGGTTCCAGGACATGCGCTACATCGTGGCGCCGCTTGCGACCCGCGTGGCCCTGCCCTCCTGGATCGGCCTTGCGCTCGGCGTGATGAAGGACTCGGCGCTGGTCTACGTTGTGCAGGTGACGGAACTCCTGCGCTCCACCCAGATCCTGATCACCCGCCTGCAGGAGCCGCTTCTGCTGCTGATGATCTGCGGCCTGTTCTACTTCGCCATCAGCTTCCCCATCGCCCGCCTCGGCGGCTATCTCGAAAGACGGTGGTCCAATGATTGA
- a CDS encoding aldehyde dehydrogenase (NADP(+)): MTHVPHGRHLVAGEWIATAETFENAPAHGPAHRFSVGSVELVDRACEAAEAAFDAYAATSRAERADFLDRIATEIEARGADITAIGTAETGLPAARLDGERGRTCGQLRLFATHIRKGDYLDRRHDPAQPDRAPLPRPDLRMIQRPVGPVAVFGASNFPLAFSTAGGDTAAALAAGCPVVVKGHSAHPGTSEIVAEAIAAAIAACDMPAGVFSQIQGGNRAVGAALVQHPRIKAVGFTGSLAGGRALFDLCAARPEPIPFFGELGSVNPMFLLPGAMSARAEEIGRGWAGSLAMGAGQFCTNPGICVVIEGPDADRFAEAARAALSETGPQVMLTDGIADAYRSGAARVAGAAGVQDLLSQMCDRREARPFLFRVTAQDWLADHALSEEVFGPLGLIVTVRDADEMLAVAHSLKGQLTATLHLDPGDRALGQRLLPVLERRAGRVLANGFPTGVEVCDAMVHGGPYPASTNFGATSVGTLSIRRFLRPVCYQNIPADLLPEDLA; encoded by the coding sequence ATGACCCATGTTCCACACGGCAGGCATCTTGTCGCCGGCGAATGGATCGCCACCGCAGAAACATTCGAGAACGCCCCCGCCCATGGCCCCGCGCACCGCTTCTCGGTGGGCAGTGTCGAGCTGGTGGACCGCGCCTGCGAGGCGGCCGAGGCGGCGTTCGATGCCTATGCCGCGACCAGCCGGGCCGAGCGCGCGGATTTCCTCGACCGCATCGCCACGGAGATCGAGGCCCGCGGCGCCGACATCACCGCGATCGGCACCGCCGAGACGGGGCTGCCCGCGGCCCGGCTCGACGGCGAGCGCGGGCGCACCTGTGGCCAGCTGCGCCTTTTCGCGACCCATATCCGCAAGGGGGACTATCTCGACCGGCGGCATGACCCCGCGCAGCCCGACCGCGCGCCGCTGCCGCGCCCGGATCTGCGGATGATCCAGCGCCCCGTGGGCCCGGTGGCGGTGTTCGGCGCGTCGAACTTCCCGCTCGCCTTCTCGACCGCGGGGGGCGACACGGCGGCGGCGCTGGCGGCAGGCTGCCCGGTGGTGGTCAAGGGCCATTCCGCCCATCCCGGCACTTCCGAGATCGTGGCCGAGGCCATCGCCGCCGCCATCGCCGCCTGCGACATGCCCGCGGGCGTCTTCAGCCAGATCCAGGGCGGCAATCGCGCCGTTGGCGCGGCGCTGGTCCAGCATCCCCGGATCAAGGCCGTGGGCTTCACCGGATCGCTGGCCGGGGGCCGCGCACTGTTCGACCTGTGTGCCGCCCGGCCCGAGCCGATCCCCTTCTTCGGCGAACTGGGCTCGGTCAACCCGATGTTCCTGCTGCCCGGCGCCATGTCGGCCCGCGCCGAGGAAATCGGGCGCGGCTGGGCCGGCAGCCTGGCCATGGGGGCGGGCCAGTTCTGCACCAATCCCGGCATCTGCGTGGTGATCGAAGGCCCCGACGCCGACCGCTTCGCCGAGGCGGCCCGCGCGGCACTCTCGGAAACCGGGCCGCAGGTGATGCTGACCGACGGCATCGCCGACGCCTACCGCTCGGGTGCGGCGCGCGTCGCGGGGGCGGCGGGAGTTCAGGACCTGCTGAGCCAGATGTGCGACCGGCGCGAGGCGCGGCCCTTCCTGTTCCGGGTGACGGCGCAGGACTGGCTGGCGGATCATGCCCTGTCCGAAGAGGTGTTCGGGCCCCTTGGGCTGATCGTCACCGTGCGCGACGCGGACGAGATGCTGGCGGTGGCCCACAGCCTCAAGGGCCAGCTGACCGCGACCCTGCATCTCGATCCGGGCGACCGGGCGCTGGGCCAGCGGCTTCTGCCGGTGCTGGAACGCAGGGCCGGCCGGGTGCTGGCCAACGGCTTTCCCACCGGGGTCGAGGTCTGCGACGCCATGGTGCACGGCGGCCCCTACCCCGCCAGCACCAATTTCGGCGCGACCTCGGTCGGCACGCTGTCGATCCGCCGTTTCCTGCGTCCGGTATGCTACCAGAACATCCCCGCGGACCTGCTGCCCGAGGATCTGGCCTGA
- a CDS encoding Ldh family oxidoreductase encodes MTGPMRLTEGELIRRIEAIFTGAGLCKTQAGALARVIAAGERDGCKSHGVYRIEGCLRTIKAGKVAADAMPELAPEDGAIVRVDAQGGFANSAFELGLPVLEESARRHGLAALVINDCVHFSALWPEVEAIADRGLAGIAMCPSYASVAPSGGQAPLLGTNPFAFGWPRPGRDPYVFDFATSVAARGEIELHRKAGKPLPEGWAIDRDGQPTTDPAAALEGAMLPFGGHKGSAISTMIELLAAAMIGDLTSPEALEALGTTTLAPRHGELILAFDPGRFASRAGGNPFPRAEALLDAIAGQGARLPSQRRYAARAEAQAQGIALSAEEVALMDRLAREGLAAV; translated from the coding sequence ATGACCGGACCCATGCGGCTGACCGAGGGCGAACTGATCCGCCGGATCGAGGCGATCTTCACCGGGGCGGGCCTGTGCAAGACCCAGGCGGGGGCGCTGGCCCGTGTCATCGCCGCCGGAGAGCGTGACGGCTGCAAGTCGCACGGCGTCTACCGGATCGAGGGGTGCCTGCGCACGATCAAGGCGGGCAAGGTCGCGGCCGACGCGATGCCCGAACTCGCGCCCGAGGATGGCGCCATCGTCCGCGTCGACGCGCAGGGCGGCTTTGCCAATTCCGCCTTCGAGCTGGGCCTGCCCGTGCTGGAGGAAAGCGCGCGGCGGCACGGGCTGGCGGCGCTGGTCATCAACGACTGCGTGCATTTCTCGGCGCTCTGGCCCGAGGTGGAGGCCATCGCCGACCGCGGTCTGGCCGGGATCGCCATGTGCCCCAGCTATGCCAGCGTGGCACCTTCGGGCGGGCAGGCGCCGCTGCTGGGGACCAACCCCTTCGCCTTTGGCTGGCCGCGTCCGGGGCGCGATCCCTATGTCTTCGACTTCGCCACCTCGGTCGCCGCGCGGGGCGAGATCGAGTTGCACCGCAAGGCGGGCAAGCCGCTGCCCGAGGGCTGGGCCATCGACCGCGACGGGCAGCCAACGACCGACCCCGCGGCGGCGCTGGAGGGGGCGATGCTGCCCTTCGGCGGGCACAAGGGGTCCGCCATATCGACGATGATCGAGTTGCTGGCGGCGGCGATGATCGGCGATCTGACCAGCCCCGAGGCGCTGGAGGCGCTGGGCACGACCACGCTGGCGCCACGGCATGGCGAGCTGATCCTGGCCTTCGACCCCGGCCGCTTCGCGTCGCGGGCGGGCGGCAATCCGTTCCCCCGCGCCGAGGCGCTGCTCGACGCCATCGCCGGGCAGGGCGCGCGGCTTCCTTCGCAACGCCGCTACGCCGCGCGGGCCGAGGCTCAGGCGCAGGGCATCGCGCTCAGCGCCGAGGAAGTGGCGCTGATGGACCGGCTGGCGCGAGAGGGGCTGGCGGCGGTGTGA